The window CAATCGCGACTACCTTCACCGCGTTTCGAACCGAATTCTCAGAGAGGCCTCGAAGTACGACTGTACGCATATCGTGTTCGAGGATCTCACGTACATCAGAGACGCGATGGCGAGCTCCCCGAGATTCCAACAGTGGGCGCACCGCCAGCTGGTCAGATACGTCTCTTACAAGGCCGAGGAGCAAGGTATCGAAGTCGAGTTCGTGGATCCACAGAACACTAGCCGACGTTGCTGCGACTGCGGATACACGAGTCAGAACAACCGAGTCAACCGCGAAGTCTTCGAGTGCAAGAGTTGCGGCTCCACCGCGAATGCAGATTACAACGCGGCGAAAAACATCGGATGGAAATTCGTCCGTTGTGGGCAACAGCACTCACAGCGGACGGGCGACAGTCAACTCGCCCTAAAGTCGGGGACTGTGAAGCCGAATCGGGGATTTGCTCCGTACCCATCAGTAGATAGTGGGGTAGAGGCAGAGAACACCGACAAGCCTGCTAGCTGAGAAACCGGGACGGTCACCTCGAGAAATCGGGCAGGCAGTTGGCATCCCAGCCGACCATTCCGTGTGAGCCAAACGGAGAGCAACGCAGTTCTTTCGGTGGCCAGGATAGTCCAAGATCGGAAGGCCAGGACGATCGTACAACTGGTGAACCAGTAGCGTTAGGCCTCCGGCCGCCGAACCGGCGCCCATGACAGTCGTCGCACTCCTGTCGGTCGCACCGGTGATCGAGGACAGCATGTCCAGAGAAGTCGCCAAGGCCGTCGACGCGCTCGACGACTACGACGTCGAGTACGAGACCAACCCGATGGGCACCGTCATCGAGACCGAGGATATCGAGGAGCTGTTCGCCGCGGCGCAGGCGGCCCACGAGGCCGTCGACGCCGACCGAGTCAGCACGGTGCTGAAGATCGACGACAAGCGAGCGGTCGAGACCGATGCCGACGCGAAGGTCGACGCAGTCGAGGATCATCTGGGACGAGCGCCACGGAGCGACCGATAGCGGCGGGTCGCTCGGCGCGGTCGGATCATCGTCGTCTCGTACGGGAGTCGAGCCCGTCGTGTCGCCACCCGAACCAGTTCCGCGAAAGCCCTTCAAACGAGCAGGGCGTACGTTCGGTCGACCATGGAACAGCTCAGCTTCGACGTCGAAGGGATGTCCTGTTCGGGCTGCGAAGGCAACGTCTCGGACGCGCTGGACGATCTCCAGGGCGTCAAGAGCGTCAACGCCGACCACGAAGGGGGGAACGTATCGGTCACCTACGAGGAGAAAAAGACCGACGCCGCGGAGATGAGCGACGCCATCGAGGGCGCGGGCTACGAGGTCGTCGGATAGGGCGCTGAAGCGAGTCGCAACTGGCCTGAACGCAACCAGCTACTTTTGCCGGGGACGGACGATCGATAAGCGGCGTGGCCCTCTGAGGAACGAATGAGCAGACGCTGGCTGTACGCGTGGGGACTCGGCTCGGCGGCGTTCGGCGCGGCGTCGCTGCTGGTGCCGCTGTACGTCGTGACGCTGGGCGGCGGCCCGGCCGATCTGGGATACCTGGCGGCCGCGGCGGCGTTTCTGGGCGCGCCCGGGGCGATCGTCTGGGGGCGACTGGCCGACCGGACGACGCGCCGGCGCGAGGTCGCCGTGGCGAGCCTCGCGGGCGTCGCCGCCGTGCTGGCCGCGACGCCGCTGCTCGGCGGGACGTGGGCGGTGATCGTCGCCAACGCGGTCCTGTGGCTGCTGGTCGCCGCCGCGGGGCCGGTGCTGACGCTGCTGGTCGTCGCCGACGCGCCGGAGTCGGCGTGGAGCCGCGAGATCGGCCTGCTCAACGCCTACCAGGGGTACGGCTGGGCGGCCGGACTGGTGCTGGGGCTGGCGTGGACCGCCGTCGTCGGTCGCACACTCGACCCCGCGACGGCCCAGCGCACGCTGTTCTGGGCGAGCGCGGCGTGCGCCGGCGCGGCGGCGGTCGGGATGGCGCGCTGGATGCCGCGGCCGGCCGAGCGCAGCGTCGCCCGCGTCGATCCCCGACGGGTCGCCCGGACGCTCGGGGCGTCGCGGCGCAACGTCCGCAGCGCGACGTTCGCGTTCGCGCCCAACCGGCTGTACTGGTCGACGCGGGCGATCCATCCCCGTCGGCTCGCCGAGCGGTTCACACCCGCGCTGGCGGGCTACTTCCTCGCCGCGGTGCTGTTTTTCACCGGCTTCGCCGCGTTCTGGGCGCCGCTCCCGCTGTTCCTGACCGACGCGGGCTACGGCGGCGACGCCGTGTTCGGGCTCTACCTGGTGTCGAGCCTCGGCTCGGCGGCGTTCTACGTCGGCGCCGGTCGACTGAGCGCCGAGTACGACCTCCGGGGCCTCCAGATCGGCGCGCTGGGCGTCCGGGGCGTCACGCTGCCGGCCGTCGCAGTAGTTGGGGCTCTCGGGACCGCGGCCGTCGGCGTCGGTCTGACCGCGCTGGCGTTCGCGGTCATCGGCGTCGCCTGGGCCGTCATCTCCGTCACCGCGACGACGATCGTCACCCGGCTGGCGCCGACGTCGCTGCGCGGCGAGGCGCTGGGCGTGTACGCCGCGCTCTCGGCGCTGGCCGGCGGCGTCGGCAGCGTCGCCGGCGGCTGGCTCGCCGCCGGCCCCGGCTTCTCGACGACGTTCGCCGTCGCGGGCGCGCTGGTGCTCGCCGGCGCCGTCCTGATCGGGCTGCTCCGCGAGATCTCGGCGCGGACCGCGATGGCGACCGAGACGATGACGGCTGAGTGAGGGGCCTGTAGCGAAACAGGAAGGTCTGCGAGAGCGCGCTCGCCCGGATGACGAAAGGGTAAACGGGAGGACGGACAATCCACCGGCATGGAGAGTCTCAACCGGATGGCGATCGAGCTGGTCGACGAGGCGCTGGACTTCGCCGAGGAGCTCGACATCGGCGCGCACGAACTCGACAACGAGGCGACGGTGCTGGACTTCGGCGTCGAGTTCCCCGGCGGCGTCGAGGCCGGACTGCTGCTCGCGGAGATCCAGACCGCCGGGCTGGCGACCGTCCAGACGCGGATGGACGAGGTCGCCGGCGCGCCGATCCCCCACGTCGAGCTGTCGACCGACCACCCCGCGCTGGCGCTGCTGTGCTCCCAGAAGGCGGGCTGGGAGCTCAGCGCCGACGGATTCGAGGGACTGGGCAGCGGCCCGGCCCGCGCGCTGGTCGGCGAGGAAGAGGAGTTCGCCCGCGTGGGCTACCACGACGCGTTCGATCTCACGGTGCTGGCCCTCGAGAGCGACGAGTTACCCGACGAAGCCGTCGCCGAGCAGGTCGCGCGCATGGCCGACGTCGAGACCAGCGGCGTGTTCCTGCCGACGTTCCCGACGGCGAGCGTCGTCGGGAGCGTGACGACGGCCGCGCGCGCCGCCGAACTCGCCGCGTTCCGACTCTCGGAGCTGGGCTACGATCCGGTGGATCTCGCCGGCGCGACGGCGAGCGCACCGATGCCGCCGGTCGCGGGCGACGAGGAGACCGCGCTCGGCCGGACCAACGACGCGCTGGCCTACGGCGGGCAGGTCCACCTCACGGTCGAATCGGAGTTCGACCGCTTCGACGAGGTCGTCTCGACGGCGACCGACGAGTACGGTCGGCCGTTCGCGGACATCTTCGCGGAGGCCGACTGGGACTTCTACGACGTCGAAGAGAGCGTCTTCGCGCCCGCGCAGGTGACGGTCGACGTGCTCGGCGGCTCGACCGAGGTGTACGGCGCGACCGACGAGGAGCTGCTCGCCGAGAGCTTCGACCTCTAACGTGACGACGCAACAGTTCAAACCGGTTCCCGAACCGCCAGAATCGCTGGAGAGAGTTGAGGAAGCGCGGCGGGCCGTCCCCCTGGTGCCCGACCCCCAGGCGGACTGCTGTGCGCGCCTGCAGGACCGGATCGGGTCGGGTAGTCGGCAGGACGCCGAAGCACAAGGCGCGTCGAGCCCTGTCTCGCTAACTCGACAGGACGCCGAGACGTGGCTCACGTTCCTCCGCGCGCTCGAACTCGTCGAGCGCAAGCAGAGCGGCTACGCGCGAACCCGTCACGACATCGATCGGGACGAACTGGCGTCGGCGTTCCGCGAGCGCGTCGTCGGCGCCGACGCGGCGCTGGACGCCGCAGCGGGACAGTCGGGGGACGCCGCCGTCGAAGCCGCCTTCGAGGCCGTCCGCGATAGCGTTCCGGAGTGGGAGCGGCGGCGCCACGACGACTGGGAGTCGGTGTGGCGCGATCGGACGGAGCGACTGCTGGAGTGGGGCGACCTCTTCGGCGTCGATACGTCGTAACTGGGAGCAATACGTCGTAGCCGGGGAGCATCGACGACCGGAACGACGCGGCGCGTCGGGACCGAGCGACACCCACACACCACCGGTTCAAGTGCGAACCGAACGAGGGAGGGGGTCCATCGTGGGGGCGACGAATCGGTCCCCCAGCGAATTATTGATCCGAGAAGGGCGACGAGATCGAACTCCGCAGGAAACGAGAGGCCGGATACCGCGGTCGTCGAAGGTCCGACTACACCGTATCGAGGACACCCACACACCACCGGTTCAAGTCCGCGGCGTCAGGACGGAAGGGAGGGTCCCGAGCACCCCTCACGACTGCGGCGCGCGCCGCTTCAGATCCGCCACGATGTCGTCGAAGTCGCCGACGTCTTCGAGCGCGTCGAGGGCGGCGGTCGTCGGAACCTCCAGCGCGTACTCGTAGTAGTTGCCGCGAGCGCCGGCGTTGCGCTCGTGGCGTTCGAGGACGCTCTGCATCGTCAGGTCGCCGAGGTGGTCGTGGACCGATCGCTTGGTGATCGGATCGACGGCGAGGTGATCGCAGTACCGGCGGTACCGCGGGTACAGGTCGCGCATCCGAACCGGCGTCTCGTCGCGGGTGGCGTGAGCGGTGACCGCTAGCAACACGAGGTGGCCGTGGACCGTCAGCTGGCGCATCCCCTCCTGAACGCGTTCGGTTTCGATGACGTTCCGAGCCGTGCGGACGTGGGACTCCGCGATCGCCTCGGCGTCGTCGTTGCTCGCGAGCTCGCCCGCCCGAAGCAGTAGCGTGATCGCCTGTCGAGCGCTCCCGGTGTCCTGGGCGGCGATCGCGGCACAGAGCGGGATGACGTCCTGGTCGAGCGCGTCGTCGCGGATCGCCAGCTCGGCGCGCGACCGGAGGATCTGGCGCAGCTCGCCGGCGTCGTACGGCGAGAAGTGTAGCTCCTCCTCGCAGAGCGTGTCCTTGACTTTCGGCGAGAGCTGATCCCGAAAGGCGAAGTTGTTCGAGATGCCGATGAGGCCGGGCTTGACGGATTCGAGGTAGCCGTTCGATCGAGCGCGCGGGAGTTCGTAGAGGATGTCGTCGTCGGTGCCGATGTTGTCGATCTCGTCGAGGACGATCAGCACCGTCCCGCCGATCGACTCCAGTTCGTCGTACAGCATGTCGAAGACGGTCGCTTCGGGATACCCCGTCGTGCTGATCTGGCGCCCCGGACCGCGCAGCTCGTTGACGAGGTGGACCGCGATCTGGTACGACGAGTTGAGCGTGTTGCAGTTGACGTGGACGATCGAGAGGTCGACGTCGTCGTACTGCCGGCAGTCGGCCGCAAGCTCCGAAAGCAGGTACTCGGTCGCCGCGGTCTTGCCGACGCCGGTCTTGCCGTAGAGGAAGATGTTGTTGGGTTGCCAGCCGTCGACGACCGGCTGCAGGGCGTCGGTGTACGCGTCGAGTTCCTCGTCGCGAGCCTCCAGCGATTCCGGTTCGTAGTCGTCGCGGAGCGCGTCCTTCTCCTCGAAGATCGACCGCCGACGAGTGAACCGGCCCATGCGTCTAGCAGTCAGCCATCATCTGATAAAGCCACCGGTTCAACTGGTTCGAGTCTAGCAACTATATTTAAAACAACACACACCACCGATTCGAATGCGCGGCTGGCCAGTCGCCGCAGAATTCGGTCCGGGCGATTCGGTGTGCGTCGAACCGAACGCCCCGCGAGAGGGGTCGTTCGCCCCGCCTCGAAGACCTATCGTCGCCGCGGTCCACGGGTCCGCGACGAGGGAGACTTGTGTCCGTTGCCTCCTCCCCGTTTTCAATACGTCGAATTGCTTCCGCCGGGAGACTGTCCTCTGGACGCCGATCGGTATCGACCTGGGCCTGATCCAGTAGCTCTCCATCGGAATCGAGACGTGCTGTCAGTGACTCAGTGCGTTCCCCGAGGTTCCGTACACTCGGTCCGCCACGCACTCGAATCGGTGGTGTGGGGGGAGTCCCGCACACTCGAACCGATGGTGCCCCTTGTGACTCCGCCGCACTTGAATCGGTGGTGTGTGAGAGCAGATACAGCAGCGATCGACCACGTGAAAGACGTGGCAACCTAGACGGAACGAACGACGGAACAGCGAATCGGAACCGGCGAGATCGCGGGTCGTTCGACGGAATCGGAAGCGGAGGCCAGTGTGACGCCAGACCACCCACCCCAGCAAAACGCCGCTGGACTTGAACCGGTGGTGTGTGGGTGTCCTCGATGGCGGCGAGACGGCCGAGCGAACGGTGACGTCGAGACGAAAAGTAGCCTCGAATCGAACGGCGGGAATCGTGTCCTGCCGGCCGTTACTTGTACTGCTGACAGACGCGCCGGATACCTTCCTCGAAGTCGATCTGTGGCTCCCAGCCGGTCGCCTCTCGCATCTTCGAGGGGTCCGCGCAGGTATCGTGGACGTACACGTCCTCGGGGATCGGGTTCTCGACGTACTCGGGCTCGACGTCCGTTCCCAGCTCGTCGTTGAGCAGATCGACGACCGTGTTGAAATCGTAGGCCTCGCCGGTGCCGAGATTATACACGCCGTCCAGTTCGTGCTCGGCCGCCAGCACCAGCCCGCGCACGATGTCCGAGACGTGCGTGAAATCCCGCGTCTGCGCGCCGTCGCCGTAGATTTTGGGCGCCTCGCCGTTGGCGATGTCGTCGGCGAACTGCGCGATCACGTTCGCGTACTCGCCCTTGTGTTCTTCCGCGCCGCCGTAGCCCTGATACACCGAGAAAAACCGCATCCCCGCTGCCGTCAGGTCGTAGTGGTTCGAGAAATACTCCGCGTAGCTCTCCCGGGCCATCTTCGAGGCCTCGTACCCCGTGTTGACCGTCACGTCCATGTCCTCGGGCGAGGGCTCGGTCCGGCTGCCGTAGATCGACGACGTCGAGGCGTACACGACCGTCTCGCAGCCGTCGGCTTTGGCCTGCTCGACGACGTTGACGAACCCTTCGACGTTGACGCGCGCGCCCGTCGTCGGGTCGTCCTCGTGCATCGCGTACGACGACAGCGCCGCCAGGTGGAACACCACGTCCACGTCCGTCGGCAGGTTACCGTCGAGCACGCTCGCTTCGCGGTACTCGACGGCATCGTCGAGGTTTTCCGGGGTTCCCAGATAGCCGTCATCGACCACCACCACGTCGTTCTCGGCGGCCAGCTCGTTCGCCAGGTTCGACCCGATGAAGCCAGCGCCGCCCGTCACCAGAATCCGCTTGCCTTGCATTGTTTGAGGAACCCCCACGGAACGTCAAAAGGTTACCTACACGAGAACGTCGAAGTGACAGCGAACAGGCGTCGTAGCGACCCCGGAACCCGAACGTTTACTCCGCGAAATCGACGCCTCCGATCTCGAAGCGCGCGCCACCTTCTCGGCTCTCTTCGACGGTGATCGTCCAGCCGTGGGCGTCTACGATCCGGCGGACGATCGCGAGGCCGAGGCCGCTCCGGTCGTCGTCGGTCGAGTAGCCCGACTCGAACGCCTGCTCCGGATCGGTCATCTCGAAGCCCTCACCGTCGTCAGCCACGTAGAACCCCCGCGTCCCGTTGCGCTCGACCAGGCCGACTCGAACTACCTCCTCGGCCGGCCCGTGCTCGACCGCGTTCTGGAACAGGTTCTCCAGTAGGAGTCGCAGTCCGCCGGGATCGGCCTCGATCCGGAGGTGCTCCTCTCGGAGCGACTCGTCGACGCGAAGCGATACCCCCAGTTCATCGACCGACAGCCACGCGCTCTCGGCGACCGACTCGATATCGGTCGGGCTCACGTCGTCGAACTGCCGACCGGTGCGGGCGAGCGTCACGACGTCCTCGACCAGCTGCTCGGAGTTGTCCAGAACGGCCACCGTCCGCTCGATGTGTTCGTCGTCGTCGTGCTGGCGCCGCGCCAGCTCCAGCGAGCTTCGCGCGGTCGTGAGCAAGTTCGACAGGTCGTGAGAGAGGACCTGCGCGACCTCCTCGAGAACCTCGTCTTCTTCGACATCCGTCCCAACCAGTTCGTTCCCCATCCAATAGTTCGAACGTTCACTCCAACTAACATAATGTCGACGAAGCCCCTGATTGTTGCCCCCACTTCGCATTCGATGTCCCGGCCAAGTAGCGTATTTCCGTCCGACATCCAATCCGAGCGGCGTATCCACGGATTAGCGGCCGGCTGCCGTGTATCCGCACATCACCAGACCGATGCGAACGACTCTTCACCGATCGAACTGATGCCCGAACCGTATGTGGCCCTGGGGACACGCCGCCGTCGGGTATCTGCTGTACGCCGCGTCGGTTCGACGCCGCAGCGGCCTCCGCCCGGCCGGCGGACCGGTCGTCTGGCTCGCGATCGGCACGCAGGCACCGGATCTGGTCGACAAGCCGCTCGCGTGGACCGCGGGCGTGCTACCGACCGGTCGGTCGCTCGCCCACGCGCTCCCCATCGTCGTCCCGCTCCTTGCAGTGGGCTACCTGTTCGCCAGACGCCGCGGCCGCGACGAGTGGGCGTTCGCGTTCAGTCTCGGCTACCTCGCGCACGTCCTCGCGGACGCGCTGCCCTCGCTGGTCTGGGGCGACCCGGCGTACGCCCGGTTCCTGCTGTGGCCGCTCCTGACGCTGCCGCCCTACGACGAATCGAAGTCGTTCCTCGCGCATCTGACGAGCATCGAGCCGACGGGGTATCTCGCGGTCCAGTTCGCGCTGACCGCGATCGCCGCCGCAGTCTGGTGGCGCGACGGGCGGCCCGGGCTCGACGTGCTCGCCGCGGCGTGGCGACGCCTCGGGCCGGCTGGTTCCTGACGCCGTCGCCCGTCCGCTGCGTTCGACGGCCCCGCCGCGGCGTCCCGACGCCGCCGCGCGTTCGGCTCGACGGTAGGCCGCGGCGTCCCGACGCCGCCGCGTCACGGGGTGACAAACTCTTTTATTACGGGCGCGAAAGCTTCCCCTATGGGTCCCTACGAGGGCGACGTCTCGTCGGAGTCGATCGACTACGAGCCGGTCAGCGTGAAGGACGTCCTCGTGGAGATGAAAGACACCTCCGAGCTGCTGATCGATCTGTCGTACTCCGCGGTGCTCCACGGGAGCGAGGCTATCGCCCGCGAGGTGCTCACCTTGGAAGAGAAGATGGGGGTCCTCCAGATGCGCGCGCGGATGAGCCTGATGATGGCCGCGCGCAACCCCTCCGACACCGAGCGACTGGCGCCGGTGCTGGGCGTCGTCGGCGGCGCCCAGAAGATCAGCGACGCCGCCGGCGACGTCGCCAAGATCGTCATCGAGGAGATGGGGCTGCCCGAGGCGATGCGGGCGGCGATCCCCGAGGCCGTCGAGATGCTGGTCCGGGGCACCGTCGCCCGCGACTCCGAGTTCGCCGGCCGCACGCTCGAAGACGTCAACCTCGAATCCCGAACGGGCGTCCGCGTCATCGCGATCCGACGGGGGCCGGAGTGGATTCTCAACCCCGGTCCCGAAACTATGGTCGAGTCCGCCGACGTCGTCATCCTGCGCGGCCCCGACCAGTCGATCGCGGACGTGTACGAGACGTACACCGGCGAGGCCTACGAACCGCCGGAGGTCGACGAGCCCGGCGTCGACGACCTGGACCGCGCGGTCGACTCGATCGTCCACATGAAGAACCTCAGCGAGCTCGCGGTCGACCTGGCCTACAGCAGCATCCTCTTCGACAATGTCGAGCTCGCGGAGGAGGTCCGGAACCTCGAAGTGGAGGTCGACGCCCTCCAGTCCCGCTTCGAGGCGTGGACGCTCCGGGCCGCCGCCGACGCCGATGACCCCGTCGCGCTGCGCGGGCTGATCCGGCTCGGCATCGCGACCGAGGTGATCAGCGACGCCGCCCTGGAGATCAGCGAGGGCGTCCTCCGGGACATCGAGGTCCATCCCGTCGTCGAACTCGCGGTCAAGGAGAGCGACGAGATTATCTCCCGAGTGGAGATCGAACCGGGGAGCCCGCTGGTCGGCACGGACGTCGTCGAGGGGATCCCCGACACCGAGGTGAGCATGAGCGTCATCGCGATCCGCCGACCCGACGAAGGCTGGCTGCTCGTCGCCGACGCCGAGACCGAGCTGGCCGCCGGCGACGTGCTGATCGCCAAGGGAACGCGCACGTCTGCCGAGACGTTCGAGAAGCTGGCGAGCGCCTGAATTCTGCTACCGTTCTAGCCCCGACAGTAGATAGTGGCGCAGTTTCTTTATCCAGAAGTTTGCTCGAGACTGAATTAAGTGAGTCCATTAAGTGCACGTTCGAACTGAACACAAGAACGTTTGTTGAATAACAGAAGAAGAACCAACCCTGCGCAGGCTCGCGCGCTATTCGTTGTCCTCGTCGACGGTGTACAGGTATTTCATGAAGTACGCCAGCAGTATGAGCGCAGCACCAACCAGAGGAATATGGTGTATCGCATAGCCGTGTGTTTGGACGGCCAGCACCCAGAACAGGACCATCAGGCTACCCATGAACCCGATGAGCCCCTGCGCAACGAGAACGCCCGTAACGATGCTATTCTCAAACCGCCCCGCGGGGAACTGTAATATGCGATTTGCACCGGCTTGATCTTCGGGCATAGTAATGGAAAATGGCCAAATAGTGTTAAACGTTACCGCACCACGCCGAAGCACTACATCCCATACTGAACAGGAATTTCGAGAGAACTCTGAATAATAAACCGCAGTTCCGACTACTGCGAACGTCACCGCAACACGGTCAGCGCCACGGCGAACAGGATGACGACGCCCAGCACGTCGGTGACGTTCGTGACGACCGGGATCGTCGTCTCGTCGGGATCGACGCCGAACCGGTAGGACGCGTACGTCGCGCCGATGCTCAGCCCCGACGCGACGAGCGCGAGCAGCATGCCGCTGCCCAGCGAGATCACCAGCAGGTCGACCAGTCCCATCGGCTCGC is drawn from Natronoarchaeum mannanilyticum and contains these coding sequences:
- a CDS encoding MTH1187 family thiamine-binding protein; this translates as MTVVALLSVAPVIEDSMSREVAKAVDALDDYDVEYETNPMGTVIETEDIEELFAAAQAAHEAVDADRVSTVLKIDDKRAVETDADAKVDAVEDHLGRAPRSDR
- a CDS encoding heavy-metal-associated domain-containing protein, translated to MEQLSFDVEGMSCSGCEGNVSDALDDLQGVKSVNADHEGGNVSVTYEEKKTDAAEMSDAIEGAGYEVVG
- a CDS encoding MFS transporter, with the translated sequence MSRRWLYAWGLGSAAFGAASLLVPLYVVTLGGGPADLGYLAAAAAFLGAPGAIVWGRLADRTTRRREVAVASLAGVAAVLAATPLLGGTWAVIVANAVLWLLVAAAGPVLTLLVVADAPESAWSREIGLLNAYQGYGWAAGLVLGLAWTAVVGRTLDPATAQRTLFWASAACAGAAAVGMARWMPRPAERSVARVDPRRVARTLGASRRNVRSATFAFAPNRLYWSTRAIHPRRLAERFTPALAGYFLAAVLFFTGFAAFWAPLPLFLTDAGYGGDAVFGLYLVSSLGSAAFYVGAGRLSAEYDLRGLQIGALGVRGVTLPAVAVVGALGTAAVGVGLTALAFAVIGVAWAVISVTATTIVTRLAPTSLRGEALGVYAALSALAGGVGSVAGGWLAAGPGFSTTFAVAGALVLAGAVLIGLLREISARTAMATETMTAE
- the mch gene encoding methenyltetrahydromethanopterin cyclohydrolase, which encodes MESLNRMAIELVDEALDFAEELDIGAHELDNEATVLDFGVEFPGGVEAGLLLAEIQTAGLATVQTRMDEVAGAPIPHVELSTDHPALALLCSQKAGWELSADGFEGLGSGPARALVGEEEEFARVGYHDAFDLTVLALESDELPDEAVAEQVARMADVETSGVFLPTFPTASVVGSVTTAARAAELAAFRLSELGYDPVDLAGATASAPMPPVAGDEETALGRTNDALAYGGQVHLTVESEFDRFDEVVSTATDEYGRPFADIFAEADWDFYDVEESVFAPAQVTVDVLGGSTEVYGATDEELLAESFDL
- a CDS encoding orc1/cdc6 family replication initiation protein; the protein is MGRFTRRRSIFEEKDALRDDYEPESLEARDEELDAYTDALQPVVDGWQPNNIFLYGKTGVGKTAATEYLLSELAADCRQYDDVDLSIVHVNCNTLNSSYQIAVHLVNELRGPGRQISTTGYPEATVFDMLYDELESIGGTVLIVLDEIDNIGTDDDILYELPRARSNGYLESVKPGLIGISNNFAFRDQLSPKVKDTLCEEELHFSPYDAGELRQILRSRAELAIRDDALDQDVIPLCAAIAAQDTGSARQAITLLLRAGELASNDDAEAIAESHVRTARNVIETERVQEGMRQLTVHGHLVLLAVTAHATRDETPVRMRDLYPRYRRYCDHLAVDPITKRSVHDHLGDLTMQSVLERHERNAGARGNYYEYALEVPTTAALDALEDVGDFDDIVADLKRRAPQS
- a CDS encoding NAD-dependent epimerase/dehydratase family protein, whose translation is MQGKRILVTGGAGFIGSNLANELAAENDVVVVDDGYLGTPENLDDAVEYREASVLDGNLPTDVDVVFHLAALSSYAMHEDDPTTGARVNVEGFVNVVEQAKADGCETVVYASTSSIYGSRTEPSPEDMDVTVNTGYEASKMARESYAEYFSNHYDLTAAGMRFFSVYQGYGGAEEHKGEYANVIAQFADDIANGEAPKIYGDGAQTRDFTHVSDIVRGLVLAAEHELDGVYNLGTGEAYDFNTVVDLLNDELGTDVEPEYVENPIPEDVYVHDTCADPSKMREATGWEPQIDFEEGIRRVCQQYK
- a CDS encoding HAMP domain-containing sensor histidine kinase, which encodes MGNELVGTDVEEDEVLEEVAQVLSHDLSNLLTTARSSLELARRQHDDDEHIERTVAVLDNSEQLVEDVVTLARTGRQFDDVSPTDIESVAESAWLSVDELGVSLRVDESLREEHLRIEADPGGLRLLLENLFQNAVEHGPAEEVVRVGLVERNGTRGFYVADDGEGFEMTDPEQAFESGYSTDDDRSGLGLAIVRRIVDAHGWTITVEESREGGARFEIGGVDFAE
- a CDS encoding metal-dependent hydrolase — its product is MWPWGHAAVGYLLYAASVRRRSGLRPAGGPVVWLAIGTQAPDLVDKPLAWTAGVLPTGRSLAHALPIVVPLLAVGYLFARRRGRDEWAFAFSLGYLAHVLADALPSLVWGDPAYARFLLWPLLTLPPYDESKSFLAHLTSIEPTGYLAVQFALTAIAAAVWWRDGRPGLDVLAAAWRRLGPAGS
- a CDS encoding potassium channel family protein, with protein sequence MGPYEGDVSSESIDYEPVSVKDVLVEMKDTSELLIDLSYSAVLHGSEAIAREVLTLEEKMGVLQMRARMSLMMAARNPSDTERLAPVLGVVGGAQKISDAAGDVAKIVIEEMGLPEAMRAAIPEAVEMLVRGTVARDSEFAGRTLEDVNLESRTGVRVIAIRRGPEWILNPGPETMVESADVVILRGPDQSIADVYETYTGEAYEPPEVDEPGVDDLDRAVDSIVHMKNLSELAVDLAYSSILFDNVELAEEVRNLEVEVDALQSRFEAWTLRAAADADDPVALRGLIRLGIATEVISDAALEISEGVLRDIEVHPVVELAVKESDEIISRVEIEPGSPLVGTDVVEGIPDTEVSMSVIAIRRPDEGWLLVADAETELAAGDVLIAKGTRTSAETFEKLASA